The Epinephelus lanceolatus isolate andai-2023 chromosome 10, ASM4190304v1, whole genome shotgun sequence genomic sequence TTAAGTAGACAACACAGAAATTGGTTGTTTCTGTGGGAATTTGCCCTTTTTCTTGAATAGAATATTGTCTTTGATGCTTGAATGAGCTAAATTTGTAGAATATTGAAGGACAAAGAGATGGTTGTTGACGAGAAGGTTGAAGTAAGACTCCCTTGACAGGATGAATGATGTTTTCTGAGGACAATGCAGGTAGGCCCTATTTGAATGAGGACTGAAACATGAGAGCATCCCAGCCAGCAGTGATGAAGCGCTCTACAATCAGCCTCTGTTATCGAGAAAGATAAATAACCCAAACAGTCCATTGGTCAGAGAAAATGTCAAACAGTGGAGTGCAAATTATTCATTGGGTTGATTTCCTATTCACTTTACATTCTCCTCTCCCAGACAGTGTCTCTGCCTGCTCTCTCCTAGTTCTGCCAAACCAATCCTAGGCGTCTGGCATTGGAGAGTGGCAGGAAGATATTCAGCTGTCCTCATCAAATTTTTGGATTATCAGTGTGTTGCCAGCAATGTTGTGTTTATAATTTTGGCAGGGACACTGTTGGATTTAAAATGGGAGCTTTTGTTGCTAAGGTTAGGCCGTGGTTAAAGGCCAACTTCTTCATGTTACCCTCTGTCACCCAAGTCTTAACTGAGAGCTGTTAAATTAAACCTTTTCTGCTTGCATTCTTTATCACTATAGATCCTACATTTTGTCCTATTCCCATctcactcagtgtaaaaacaatctgagccaAATACTGTTTCAGGTTTCAGCTTCTTTATAGTTACTGCCCCAGCCTCAGTATGTATGAGTTGCCAGTCATGATGCAAACAAAATTATAGGTTTATGACAAACAGCTATAATTGAACCCATCCAGTATCAGTGCTCTAAGGAAGCTGAATGAAAACGACTCCTTGGCAGTGTCTGTGCATATCTGACTTTTATTTGTACTCATAGATCACCACCAAGGAAGAGGTGAATTCCAAACATGGCACATCCATCAAGACAGAGCTGGAGCCTGAAACATTCAAACCCAACCTCAGAGAAGCCAGTGATCTCCTGGAAGCCGACCAGATAGAAAAGGTACAGACAGTTGTGCAAACCTGTTCTGATGCAATCCCGTCATATAACATATaatttatgtgtctgtgtgcatctAAATGTTACTCTATCTTCAAAGGTTAAGGCTTGTGTTCTTCTATACTTATCTAATGACCAACAAATCATGAAAATACCATTGATTCTACTAACAAATGTGTGTATccaaagcctgatatatcttcCTCCTCTATGCTACAGAGCtctattgttgtccaaaaactattaagaACACATCAGCGAGCCACATTGTTGCGCTGGGTGACATTTTCCTTAATTACATAAAAACAAGggaactgttttattttgactcagtgCCACATACATCGCAAAATACTCTCTGGAtgccaaatgtgtattaattcCCTGcctagtgttttttttttttttcaagtaaaCTAGCCTTATCCTTAAAATGGAAatgtttaattatataatttggTCTGTGGGTCATGTGGTTTGCTTGAAAGCttacatgcaaacacagaggGCTTGCTGgtcatttcactttcaaatgagaaaaacaaactatGGCTACTTCCACActgatacattttcattttaaagcacaTTATTATTGCCACGTTTATGCCCAGCATCTACACTGTTTTGACGTTTTTGGACCCCTAAAAGAGACTCAAGAAAAGGCTGCTCACCCCATTTCATGTGgaaaactctggggttgagtTTTAGTCTGGAGGATGGAAATGGAGACTTTTTGTAAAGATGACACAGACACCCACATTCGCTTTTCGATTGGGTCTATTAGTCACAACATGTCCAGCCAAAACATTACTGCTAGTTTTACATACCTTTAGTGATGGCTTCTGTAGCAGGCTTCAGTAACAGTTCCACCTCATTGTCAGTACAAGCAaaagaaatctctggtcttGCTTTTTGCCATCTCTGTAGTATTTTCTGTAGATAAGCAACCAACCGATTGGACAATCAGCTTCCTGTTAACATCACTATGCACATGCTAAGTGTAAATGAATGGTCATATGATATGTGTTTTCAGACGTTTTAGTATAGACAGAGATCAGTTCCGAAACTGTGCTAAAACACATGCGTGTATGgagatttttgtttcaaaacgttgtttcaaaatgaaaaggcattagtgtggatgtggcctAAGACATTCATTCCTGTAGCTCCTTTCCAGGAATATTTGTCAACAGTGTGCTTGGGGAATAAATGTATTTGCTGATGTAATAACCATTAAACATCTGCCTACCGAATAGTCGTGACGTGCGTAGAGgaattagcctggaaatccagacccaaatctagaaagatttagggtctggccatgagtaatgaaaatggcccaactcgaggggcggcaccaagcatgcatttgtaaatatcactgcacgcaatggGATAACACTATGACCAGTCAGAACAATACAAGGGGtgacgtatacgcttagctaccagcggagcaaactggtagattagactcttgccgtatccattcggcaaaacagcagaaacatccttcttgcaaaggaaagactcgagcgccgtcttctgttcctcttttagagaaaaagccaagtctaactcgttcattgtagcggccgaagccgtttcaaacagctggtgttcatccgtagctatcttgcaatgtttactgactgattctggacttcgtcgtcgcagcgctgtcgtcatctgtttagctcgcctctggcccgcctatatcagatacaccgatgtgattggtgcagcttggtttcatgggcataggtaatgagcatcattactgattgccagagtgactcactgagcaaaatcaaattgtgctctcgcgagaactctggatttccagggtataGAGGAATACATTCAGCTGGAAGAATCGCATTTAGAGGCAGAATCGTCAGCATGTAGGTGAACAGATGACAGCTTACATCAGACACAGAAACCAATAACATGATCGATGGGTTGTTCTCTAGTGTTAGAGGTGACAACTTGTGTTGTATGTATGGAGGGTTAAAGCAGAGGATGGGAAGAAacctttgatttctttttatgttGAATTATGTAAAATTAATTATGAGAAATTTGATAAATGTAAGATAACACCTTCACAAAGTTTCCATACAATCAGAGGAAAGACAGTACCCGTGAGAACCACATGAAACAGACATTTTTGAGTCGGTAACCTTTTATGTTTGAGGTGTGGTGTTTGCCTTGCAGGCACTGTGGTTCAGTACATACTCAGACACACCCGCATGGCTCCAAATGAGTCCCAATTGGCATGTTGGCCAATAGATTGCCAATGTGCGGCTTCCTTTAATCACCCCGAGGACGGAGCTCGGAGCTCAGCAGAGCAGAGGTGAGCCAAGTCGAGGCTCATCTCCTCATGGCTTCGTTTCCAGCCTGCTGATTACAAGACTGCTCTGCTCCGCCACATGAGGATGTGCTGAACCAACAAGAAAAAGAGCAAAGGGTCTGATGAATTACTGGGAGAGCGAACAGAACGTTTAAAGGCCATTGTTCCATACAGAGGAAATGGTGCAGCATACTCTAAAAAAAGTTGTCACTTTAATTCCATGTTTTAGCCAGtgtctgttttatctgtccattaAAATGAAGCGTACACTGTAGCGCTCCTCCAGCGCCTTTGTCGGCTTTATCCCCCCATGCGCCACAGCCACTGTTAATCCTTCAGTCTGTCAGCAGCAGGGCAGCAGGCTCTCTCTGGGAGTGCTGgacctctctttctcttgagATGGTTCAGTGTGTTTGGAGCCCTGTTACTCTTCTTTAAACGCCAGCTGGTGTTAAAAGGTCACCACAGATGTAATTGAGCATTGGTGGCTGTGGCCTTTCTGTGTTTCATttcctttctcctttttttgtccCTCgtcctttctttttctttattatttccTCCCACAGCTTGCCAGGAATCTCCCACCACGGACCATTGGGTACCCATGGACACTGGCTTTTGGAACATCAAAGCATGGCATGAGCATTAAGACGCTGTACAGAGCCATGCAGGGCCAGGACACCCCAGTGCTCATGGTCATTAAGGACAGCGATGGCCAGGTATGCTCCAAATTCACGTAATTCAACACAGCAGTAGCACACTGTAATATGCTGGAACTGAGTCATAgctcagtagctcagtccatagggacttgggttgggaaccggagggtcgcctgttcaagtccccgtccggaccaaaaatatggagcgtggactggtagctggagaggtgccagttcacctcctgggcactgccgaggtgcccctgagcaaggcaccgaaccccccaaccgctcagagcgcctgtcatgggcagcccactctgacatctctccacttagtgcatgtataggtccagtttgtgcatgtgtgtgttcggacctgtgtgtaattgacaacagagtgaaaaattgaatttctcctcGGGGATTatagtatataaaattaaaaattaaaattaaaaaattaatcaTGTTATAATACTTATCCCGTTGATGTTAGAGTTGTATCCCACGTGTACAAAAGtctgttgttctttttttgtgccTCCAGGTGTTCGGTGCGCTGGCATCTGAGCCCTTTAAAGTCAGCGACGGCTTTTATGGCACAGGAGAGACTTTCCTGTTCACCTTCAATCCAGAGTTTGAGGTATGCTGCCATCCTCAGTTTGAAGATGTAGAATGTCTGTAAGAATTTCTGTTTTCCATAATTTATTTCTGAAGTTGGACATTTGGATGTGCAGTTTTTTTAATACGCAGTGTACTTTATGGCAGAGGTTGCATTAGACTTTATTGCTGCCCATCATTTTGACAGACGGGGTTGTAAAAAGTCTGTCATAATCTAATATTAcccatctttttctttttcttttttttcatgataataAGACATTTGATAgcatttaatttacattttttataattCGTATTCAGAACAAGCTTATAGATTATGCACGTATAAGATTGGGTGTTGTGCTTTTTGTTTTAGTACAGCATTGCACCTATGATGTGTGGGCATGTACACAGTAAGATGTGGCTCGTTTTAAAGGTCACTTTACCACTGTTCCCATGGTTGCAAGTTTGCATACATTAGTTGAGTATAACTATAAAATTAAAGggtgttttgctgccttttcatCTGTACTAGTTAACAGTTAACAAGCTATAGactgaaaaaataatgtaattaaTATGCTCTTCAAAAGCTACCTACTACTAGCAGCTACTGGCAACTTCTTGCATGTTACTCAGTTGATGTCATGAATCAAATGCTTAACAAAATGTATACAAAGTCCAAACTGATTACGCAACATTCTATTTTCTAACTTGGAGACAAAAGTGTCAGAGCGTCATACGTTGTGGACGTTCATGGCGCCTAACGTCCACAGCACGACACAACAACATGGAGAGAAAGGATGCACAGACAAAGACCATGCAAATACACTTTGGACACTCAACTCTGTGACGCTTTGCAATAGTATGTTGCAATATAGCCTACTGGCTAAAGTGAGCTAGACAATGAAGTCATGCATTTGAGATCAAGGCATGAGTAGACAGAAGCTTATTAATATGCACACGCCACCAACTGGACAGGAGTGGGAATGACTTAAAGTTACAGTAGATCGCCCTCAGTGTTCCAATCTGTCAAAATGAATAACAGCCTTATGATTTTTCTGTCACTGTTACAAAAAATTCAGTCAGTGATGGAAAATATCTGGAAAATACTATATAGTAAGAGCACATACAGCAGAACTGATGTACGCGTGGCTCATATTGCCTGAAATAGTCTATATTTGATATGAACAATGAATCATTACTATGTGCAATGGAAAAAGTGTCACTTgtagtgacaaagcagcagagaattatcacccaaATCATTCCTCTCAGCTCTACAGAATTTCTAGTATATTTCCACTCATTGTTTTGATTGTACAGTTCCTGTTAACACATGCTgttgaacatagtggagcatttagagccagatatttccttcAAGAGGTTAAGATGaaaaacagagttaaaaagagagtgaatattggactgaaaatcatcaggtggacacaaacatcaCTTCAAATGAATGGTTATGTTGCTCTCTGTCTGCTggttgtgtaaataagcaatCGTCTGCAAACACAAGTTCACCATATCAACTtaatatgtcaatgttgtgtttccagcCTGTTCCGTTGCCCCCGAGTGGCAACAGAATATGAATTAATACTGcgttaaaaaatattgtttctgtTGAACTGCAGCCAAAACACTTCATACATCAAAGAGGAGAGcagataaacacattttttaacacAATACTGTTGTGTGCAACTGAAAATGAGTTTGAAAAAGACTGGTTTAGGTAAATGTGTATACTTATAGCAAATTTAAACCAGATGTATAATTATAACATGTAACATAGCAGAAGAAAATAATGAGACTTAAGTGCTGTGCAATAACATGCATACTGTGAATATGCTTGCCAGTCACATGCTGTTCTCGATGCATGTGACACTTTAAATGCACTCTGCCCCCCATCCATGCTGTGAAAAATATGTCTCCTTGTTCCTTCTTTGAAAGGTTCTCCAGAGCCTCACAGCTCAGTGGCATTTAGTGTTTTGTAACTTGCATTCTTGATTATGCTCTCTTCTTGAGTGCATTTACACGTAATGGATTCAAGCCAGGGACACTGAGATGAATGGGctgaaagcaacacattaactgCAGCAATTTTCACCAggattgtcttgttttttttttgttttttttacaaaaaagaaCTTGCTACCAATGCTACACTCGCATTACAATTCTACACTTTGTGGCATTAATCTCCTTAATAATGGCAATTAAAATGTCTGTCAAAGAAGCGATTGAAATGCCATTGGTGCATCAGAGAggattttgacattttatatttagaAGTCTGGTGATGAGATATTTCCCTCGGCTGTGTCTAAGCGCTTTAACTGCATTATCAGATGTCAATTCTGGATCCTCCCTATGAGTCAAACATGCGTGTGTGTTCTGTTCTCTTCAGGATAAAGAATACTGGACAGAATATATTTGATTATGTCAATATTTAACATGTCATGcagtgttttttaatatttgctCTCTTGTGTGTGCAACAGGTGTACAAATGGACAGGTGACAAcatgttcttcatcaaaggagATATGGATTCCTTAGCTTTTGGTGGAGGAAGGTGAGTTCAAGCTGCTTTTGATGCATATAGTGACAGAAATCAGTTCTAGCAACATGTTTTAATTAAATCTAGTGATACGTTAAAagccaccaaataaaataatgGTATGAAAGAGGCAGATAAGTGATGTTAATTGCCTAAAATTGATGCTTCAGAGAATGTAGCCACCTGGAGAAATAGTTTTTGGCTTCCCTGCTTAAGACTGTTTTCTC encodes the following:
- the oxr1a gene encoding oxidation resistance protein 1a isoform X6, with the translated sequence MFSRRVKDQEKRLTPKYTCVVSLTEYHRRIDALNSEDLRSLCKRLQITTKEEVNSKHGTSIKTELEPETFKPNLREASDLLEADQIEKLARNLPPRTIGYPWTLAFGTSKHGMSIKTLYRAMQGQDTPVLMVIKDSDGQVFGALASEPFKVSDGFYGTGETFLFTFNPEFEVYKWTGDNMFFIKGDMDSLAFGGGSGEFGLWLDGDLYHGRSHSCKTFGNPMLSKKEDFYVQDIEIWAFE
- the oxr1a gene encoding oxidation resistance protein 1a isoform X7: MFSRRVKDQEKRLTPKYTCITTKEEVNSKHGTSIKTELEPETFKPNLREASDLLEADQIEKLARNLPPRTIGYPWTLAFGTSKHGMSIKTLYRAMQGQDTPVLMVIKDSDGQVFGALASEPFKVSDGFYGTGETFLFTFNPEFEVYKWTGDNMFFIKGDMDSLAFGGGSGEFGLWLDGDLYHGRSHSCKTFGNPMLSKKEDFYVQDIEIWAFE